Within the Persephonella sp. genome, the region AAGAAATAGAAATTTTAAGGGAATTAGGATTTGAGATAGCTATAGATGATTTTGGAACAGGATACTCAAATCTGAACTATCTGGCAGAGACAGATATAGATTTTATAAAGATAGATATCTATTTTGTTAGAAATATGCTTTCCAATGAAAAAATATATAGATTGGTTAAATCTATAATAAATATTGCAAAAATATTTGATATCAAAACTATAGCTGAAGGTGTGGAAAATACAGAAGAATACACAGCCCTAAAAGAGCTGGGCTGCGATTTTTATCAGGGATACCATTTCTGTAAACCTGTTCTCCCTGAAGAGTTCAAAAAATATCTCAAAAAAGCCTAATCTTCCAGTGTTTTTATACTTTCTTTTAACATATCTAAGAAATAATTTAGCTCATCCTCAGATATAACAAGAGGAGGCATTATTACCATAACATCTCCAAGAGGTCTTACCCATATACCTCTTTTGAGCATTTCTTTTGCCACCTTAAAGCCTATTCTTTCTCCATAAGGGAAAGGTTCCATCTTTTCTTTGTCTTTTACCAGTTCAATACCAGCCATAAATCCGTATTGCCTAACATCCCCTACATGCTTCAATTCCCAGAACTCTTTTAACCTTTCTTCTAACAGCTTTATTTTAGGCTGAAGTTTTTTTAATGTTTGTTCTTCCTCAAATACTTCAAGGTTTGCTATAGCTACATTGCAGGCTATTGGGTTTCCTGTGTAAGTATGTCCGTGGTAAAAATGTTTCGCTTCTCCAAATTCTCCTAAAAAGGCATTGAATATCTCATCTGTTACAAGGGTGGCTGCAAGGGGAAGATATCCGCCTGTTATGCCTTTGCCAAGAGCCATTATATCCGGCTCAATTCCTTCCTTTTCGGAGGCAAACATATATCCAGACCTTCCAAAGCCTGTTGCAACCTCATCAACAATCATGAGAATGTTATACTCATCACATATTCTTCTGACTTCTTTTAAGTATCCCTTAGGGAAAGGAAGAATTCCTGCTGCTCCCTGCACTCCTGCCTCAAGGACAAATGCAGCTATCTCCTGATGATTTTTGAATATAAATTCTTCAACCTCTTCTATAAGAAGTTTTGTTGTGTCATATTCAAGGGCTTTTTCCCTCCCGACTTTTTTAACAGCCTCAAGATACGGAGAAGGCATTTTATAAACATCAAAAAGAAGAGGCTTATATTTTTCATGGAATATGTTTATACCACCTACAGAAACACTTCCTATAGTATCCCCGTGATAAGCTTCAGACAGAGTTACAAACTTATTTTTTTGTTTTTCCCCTTTGTTGTGCCAGTAGTGGTATGCAATCTTTATGGCAATTTCCATTGCCTCAGCACCATCTTCAGAGTAGAAAACCTTTGTAAGTTTAGGAGGAGTTATCTCCACAAGATTTTTGGCAAAGACTATTGCAGGGACATTAGAAGCACCAAGGGTGGTAAAATGAGCTATCTTTTGAACCTGCTCAATAACAGCCTGATTGAGTTTTGGATGGTTATGCCCATGAACATTACACCATAGAGAAGCAACACCGTCTAAATATTTATTCCCGTATATATCATATACATAAACACCTTCGCCCCTTTCAACAATAACATTTTCTTCTTCCCTGTAAACTTTCATCTGTGTAAATGGATGCCAGAAATACTCCTTATCCCACTCCTCAAGATATTTTCTGTTCAGCATGTTTCCTCCTGTATTGATAAATATTAATTTTTTCTGTGGACGAATTTAGTATCCTTAAATTATATTTAAAAACGAAGGAAGATGTTGTGCAATACTTAAATTACTAAGGATTTAGATGAACTTTATTAAAATTTATAAAAGAGAAATTCTATACGCTGTAATTATCTTTATTTTCCTTAGTTTTATAGGTGTTTTTATTTCTTACAAATTTTATATTCAGAGTGAGCAAAACTTTATAGATAGAGCATTAAAGACCAATAAATATATAATCCTATCTGAATTAAATTCCCTTACTGATATGTCAGATATTACTTATGACATAAGAATTAATCAACCTGATGTTCTACTTCTTATGTATATGGCCAATCATACCAAAGCTAAAAATACTTATCGGATACAGCTTTATAAAAAACTTTTGCCTGTGTATAAATCTTTAAAAAAACATGGCATTCGCCAACTACACTTTCACCTTCCTGGTTCCATAAGCTTTTTGAGATTTCATAAGCCTGATAAATACGAGGATTCCTTAGAAGGAATTAGATACACTATAGACCTTGTAAACAAAACTAAAAAAGTAGTTCGAGGATTTGAAGAGGGTAGAATATTTAATGGATTTCGGAATGTTTACCCGCTTTTTTATGAAAATGAGTTTATTGGAACCGTTGAAATATCTTTTTCTGCTGTTCCTGCAATAAAATCCTTAAACTATTTACATTTAGGATTTTATGGATTTCTAATCAGAAATGATTTGATTACCAAAAAAGTCTGGAAAGAAGAAAGAATACATTACATCCCTTCAAAAGCTATTCAGGAATATAGCTGGGATAAAAAAGTGTTATTTGCAATCTTAGGAAATAAAGACAAAATTAAAACTTTACGGCATCTTGAAACTATATTAAAAGGTAAATTGCCAAAAGTTATAAAAAAAGATATTGCATTAAGAATTTCATACAACGGAAAAGATTATCTTGCTTTCTTTATTCCTGTCAAAAATGTTAAAGGTGAATATGCTGCAGCTTTTGCCGGTTTTGTCCCAGAAGTATTTTTCAAAAAGAATCACCACAAATTCATATTTATGGGAATATCTGCTATAGGTTTCAACTTTTTTTTAGCCCTACTTATTTTTATACTACTTAAAAAAGATAAAGACTCTAAATTATCCCTTGAGAAAAAATCAATAGTAGACCCTTTAACAGGACTTTTGAATAGAAGGGGTTTCTATAAATTATCTGAGTCAATTGTTGCGGCTGCAGAAAGGAAAAACAGACCTGTTTCTCTTATGTTTGCAGATATTGACCATTTCAAACAGATTAATGATAAGCATGGACATCATATAGGGGATAGGATTCTAAAAGAATTTGCAAGAATATTACGTTCAAATTTAAGAAAAAGCGATATTATCTCCAGATGGGGAGGAGAAGAATTTTTAATTCTTTTAAATGATACAGACACCCAGCAGGCCAAAAAAGTTGCCGAAAAAATTAGAAAAATTGTTGAAGACTCTCAAACCTCCCCTAAATTTACTGTCAGCTTTGGAGTTACTCAGAAAAGAAAAGAAGAAAAATTAGATTCTGCTATTGAAAGAGCTGATAAGTTATTGTATAAGGCCAAAACAACAGGCAGAAATAAAGTAGTTTCAGACTGATTTTCTCTGAGCTTTCTCATACCTGAAAACCTTAAAAATAAACATACTGTAGTCAATTTATATAAGAAAAGGAGAGAAATATGATAAGGGAAGAAAATATTTATATGGTCATAAAAACGGAAAATGGAGAGAAAAGATTTGGCTGGGTTTTTTCAGAGGGTTATCCTAAGGGGGCTTCTGAATATTTCATCGCAACAGAGGAGATAATAAAGGATAAAGAAAATCCCTTAAAATATTTAAAAACAGTCAAATGGGCAATATATAGCGGGAAAACCGGAGAAAAATTAACACAGGATTTTGATTGGATTTCTCCGCTGGGGCTGGTAAAAGGGCAATCTCCATACTTCAGAGGAACATTAAATGGCAAAGATGCTTTATTTTCTCTGGAGGGACAAAAAACGGACTGGTTTGAAAAAATCAGGGATAGAGGAGCTTTAACAGGAGAAAGTAATTACTACTGGGGCAAGAAAAGTGGATATTTTGCCCTTTACGATATAATAACAGGAGAAAAGCTTACCGAAGATTTTAAATCCTCTGTTATAGCAGGGGCTTTGGTTGGAAAATCAGAAAACCTTATTGTAGGCAGCTACGGAGACGAAATATTTTTTATACTTGATATAAAAACAGGGGAAAAACTTACTCCGGATTTTGATGAGCATAAATTAATAGAAATATTAAAACATGGGGATTTAGAAAGAGCAGTAAAGGAGCTTAACAATGGAAAAAATACTTAAAGCTGCAGAGTTTGCCAATGAAGCCCATAAACACCAGAAAAGAAAATCAACAGACCTGCCTTATATAACACATCCTTTATCTGTGGGTCTGATACTGTCTAAATTCGGTGCAGAAGAGGATGAAATAATAGCAGGCTTGCTCCATGATGTTATAGAGGATACAGAATATACCTATGAAGATATCAAAAATGAATTTGGTCAAAAAATAGCGGATATTGTTCTTGAACTTTCTGAAGAAAAGGAACTTCCATGGGAAGAAAGGAAGAAAAAGCATATTGAACATCTAAAACAGGCTGATATTTCAACCAAAAGGGTTGCCCTTGCAGATAAACTGGCAAATCTATACAGCATAAAACACGAGCTTAAAGAACACGGAGAAAACCTGTGGAATAGGTTCAACAGAGGAAAAGAACAACAAAAATGGTATTATACCTCAATGGTTGAAGCCTGTGGCGGCGGTATAGAAGATGAAGTAATAAAAAAGCTTTATGAAGAGGCACAAAAGGTTTTAAAAGAAATATTTGCTGATTAACCGAAGCATACCTTACAGGTTTTATTCAGATGTGCCTCAAATTCTTCAGGGAATTTCTTCAAAGCATCTGCTATGGCGTTAGGAGCAGAAAAACCAAGTCCACATATAGAGTTTGCAGGTATATTTTTTGCAAGATGTTTTAAATATTCTAAATCTTTTTGTGTAGCAGTTCCTTCTTTTAGCTTTTTCATGATAACATGTTGCTCATAGGTTCCGACTCTACAAGGTGTGCACTTTCCACAGCTTTCATGATGAAAGAAGTTTGTTATTACAAGTAAGGCATCAATTATACAGTCATCCTCATCTAAAACTATTGTTGTTCCTGTTCCACCAAATCCTTTAGGAGAGTAGTCCATAGGTGTATCAAGTTCATCTGCAGAATACACTCCCAATGCACCGGCAAAAACGGCTTTAATCTTCTTGCCATCTTTTACGCCACCGGCCATTTCTATAAGCTCATTAAGGGTAATATCCATAGTAGATTCATAAACACCAGGTTTGTTTACCTTCCCGCTTACAGGGAATAATTTGGGGCCAAAAAATCCGGCAGGACCAATATTCATAAAATGTGCTTCATAGGTAACAATAATCGGGATATTGGATAATGTTTCCACATTATTAACAACTGTAGGTTTACCGTATAAACCAACCTGTGCAGGATAAGGAGGTCTTAGTCTTGGGTGACCTCTTTTTCCTTCCAGACTCTCAAGCAGTGCAGTTTCTTCACCGCAAATATATGCTCCTGCTCCTCTGTAAACCTTTATATCAAAGGAAAAATCAGTTCCGAGGATATTTTCACCTAAAAATCCATGCTCTTTTGCTTCCTGTATGGCATTTTCCAGTATGAGATATCCTGCAGGATATTCTCCTCTGATATATATGTATCCCTCTTTTGCACCAAGGGCATATCCGGCAATAATCATACCTTCTAAAAGCAGATGAGGGTCTCTTTCTATGATTATTCTATCTTTGAATGTTCCCGGTTCTGATTCATCTGCATTACAGACAAGATATCTTGGAGGAGGATTCATTAAAGCAAAACGCCATTTTCTACCTGTTGGGAAACCTGCACCACCTCTTCCCCTGAGGGTGCTTTCCTCAACCAGAACAACTATATCCTCCGGTGTAAATTTTGTGAGGGCTTTTTTTAATGCAGAGTATCCCCCTGTTGTTACATATTCCTCTATATCAACTGTCCTGTTTTCTTTTGCTCTTCTAAGCAGCAGGTTCAGATTACTTTCAACATGTATCTCAGGTAGTCTTGGAATTTTATCCCTTATACTCATTACTCATACCTGCCAAGGATTTCTTCTATCTGCTCTTCGGTTTTTATATTGCTTCCGTCATAAAGGTCATCATTTATTAAAAATGCAGGTGCAATACCGCAACTTCCTATACACTCAACTAATTCAATATACCATTTTCCGTCTGGACTACTTTTTCCTATATCTGCTCCGGTTTTCTTTTTTATCATCTCAAGGATATTCTGATATCTGGCAAGATGGCAGGGCAGATTCCTGCAGATTCTTATATGATTTCTTGCGTTCTTTTTATATCTGAACATATCGTAGAAGGTTACTATACCTTCTATATCTGCAAGGGGCACATGAAGATATTCTGATAGCTCTTCTATAGCCTGCTGGGGAATATCCCTATAAATATCAAGGATTTTATGCAGTGCTGGAATAATACACTGCTCCTTCAAAGGAAATCTTTCCCTGCACTTTTTTATCTCAGCAATAATCTGCTCATTTAAATATTTAAATTCCATTTACTACCCCGTTTATGAGACGTATGCACCTACTTCCACGTCTCCATCAACAGTTAACAGTCTTAATGTTTTATCATCTTTTGCAGCTAAAATCATTCCCTTTGATTCTATACCGAAAATCTTTCTCGGTTTAAGATTTGCAAAAACTATTATTTTTTTGCCTATAAGCTCCTCAGGTTTATAATACTGTGCTATTCCTGAAACTATTGTTCTTTTTTCATCCCCAAGGTCAACTGTAAGCTTGAGCAGTTTATCTGCCTTTTCTACTTTCTCTGCTTCTAAAACCTGCCCAACTCTGAATTTTAGTTTTGCAAAGTCTTCTATTGTTACAATTCCTTCTTCCTGTTTTTGTTCTTCCTTTTTCTCTTCCACCTTTTCCTCCTCTTTAAGTTCAATTCTTGGGAACAATGGTTTTATTTTCTTTTTGACTTTTGTATTTTCCGGAAAACTAAATGGTTCTGGCTTTTCCGGTAATTTTTCAAGCCCAAGATACTCAAGGGCAGTTTTCATCTTTTGGGGCATAAATGGGGTAAGTAAATAGGTAATCAGCATAAGCCCATCTGCCAACGTATAAAGTGTAGTTTTCAGATAAGGGTCATTATTTTTATTTAATGCCCATGGCTCAGTTTTGACTATGTATTTATTCAAGAAATCAATAAACTCCCATACAATCTCCAGAGCCCTGTTAAAGCCCAGATTTGATAATTCCTTATCAAACTGTTCAATGGTATGTAAATAAAGCTCTTTGTATTCCTTTTCCAGCTGTGTATGTTTGTCAGAGCATTCAACAACGCCTTTATTGAATTTATTAATCATAGAGAGTGTTCTTGAAAATAGATTTCCGAGGTCATTGGCAAGGTCTGAGTTTATCCTTCCTATAACTGCCTTTTTGGAAAAGTCTCCATCTAATCCAAAAGGCACTTCTCTTAGGAGAAAATATCTAAGCTCATCTACGCCATATTCTTTTGCTGCTTGGAAAGGATCAACCACATTTCCAAGGGATTTTGACATCTTATGCCCTTCAACAGTCCACCAGCCGTGTGCAAAAACCTTTTTCGGCACTTCCAGTCCTGCACTCATTAAGAATGCAGGCCAGTAAACTGCATGGAAACGGAGAATATCTTTGCCAACTATATGGACATCTGCAGGCCAAAAGGTTTTAAACATTTCTGAATCAGTGTCAGGATAGCCAAGGGCAGATATATAGTTTGTAAGGGCATCAAACCAGACATATATGGTATGGCTTTCATCAAATGGAACAGGAATTCCCCATTTTACCCTGCTTCTTGGTCTTGATACAGATAAATCCTTTAATCCCTGTTTTACAAAGGCAATAACTTCATTTCTCCTGTAATCAGGCTGTATAAACTCAGGATATTTTTCATACAGCTCTAATAGTTTATTCTGATATTTTGAAAGCCTGAAAAAATAACTTTCTTCCTTAACCTTTTCGCATTTTTTCATATGGATTGGGCATTTGTAGTCATACTCTTTTATCTCCGTTTCTGTTTTAAACTCTTCACAGCCTACACAATACCAGCTTTCATACTCAGACAGGTATATATCTCCATTTTCGTAGCACTTTTGGAATATATGCTGGACTGCTTTTATATGGTCTGGGTCGGTTGTTCTAATAAATCTATCATAGGATATGTTTAAAACTTTCCATAGTTCCTTGAATTTTAAATGGGTTTTATCTGCCAGTTCTTTGGGTGTTATTCCTTTTTCTTCTGCAGATTTTTGTATCTTTAAGCCGTGTTCATCTGTTCCTGTCAGGAAAAATGTTTTATTTCCTTTTTGTCTGTTATACCGCGCAAGCACATCAGCAGCGATTGTTGTATATGCATGTCCAAGATGTGGAACATCATTTACATAATATATAGGTGTAGTTACATAAAATTTCTGCTGTCCCATTTACAACCTCATTTTGTTTATTATAAGCAGTATTAAATTATATAACTGTTTAAATTTTTCCGAAAATGAATATTATTAAAATAAAAACTACTATGTATGAAAATGAAACAAAAACAGGAAAATAGATATTTAAAATATAACCAGTTCCTTGAAAAGAGGGCAGGGATAAAAAGTTATGGTCAGAAGGTTGTATTAGTTTTAATTTTATTATTTTTTATCTCATTTATTGCTGCTGCCGCAATATTAACAGTTATAAACATTCAGGATGAAATTCAAAGAATTAAAATAAGCCTTGAAAAAACAATTAATATAGAAAAAAAGTTGATTAAGAAGGAACTGGAAACAATAGAAAATAATGCTAAAGTTTTTATATCAACCTATGAAAAGAAAAAGAATTCTACAAACACAAATATTGATTTCAATATACTAAAAAAGTCCCATATATACAGTATTTACAATAATGTTGAACACTATACAATTGGAAGAAAAATTCCAATTTCCTCTGTAGAATTACTCCAATACTCAGATGACAAATATATTCTGCTTACAGACTATCTCATAATAAATATGCAAAATATGTATTATGTATTTGTTAATAAATCTGCTTTTGATTATATCTTATCTCCTCAAAATTCGCCCTTAAGTGATTATGACCCTGTTTTTGTTTTAAAAAACTCACCTAAAACTTTCAGTTCCTTTATATGTTCTTCTTCCAAGTTTGAAAATAGCAACTTTTACATAATTGGATGTGTGGATAAGTCAACTGTCATATACGGCAAAATTATTTCCACCGTATTTGGTAGTATTGTTGTATTTTCCGTGTTTTTCTTACTTTCTTTGTCTTTTTATACTTTTTTCTTCAAAAAAATTCTTCTCTATCCTATTAACCATTTGAGGAAAAATGTTCAATATATGAGTGATAAAGGTCTGGAAAAAGTAACATTTGACCTTCATAAATACGGAGATGATGAATTTGCCAAAATATCCCAGGTTCTTGAAGCAACAAGGCAAAAAATACTTAAACATCAAAAAGGTATGAACTTAGTTTTGACTACAACTGCAAAAATGATATCTATGACAAACGATATACATAACTTTGCTTTATTTGCTATAAATAGCCTTGACGAGCTTCTAAATGCAGAAGGAAGTGTTTTATGCCTATATTCAAAATTAGAAGACCATTGTTCAATACTTGTTCATTCAGACAATTATTTACTTAATAAAATCCCATTTAATCTGGAAGAAAAAGAGTTCAAAAAATTACAAAAAACTCACCATGCAAATAATATAATCCTTGACAAAAACGGGGATAGATACATAGCCTCAATAAAAAAAGAAGTTAATGATGAATATTCCCTTTATATAGTTATCTTTAAACGAGGAGAAAGACTATCGGAGGAGGAACTTAAATATACTGATATGATTTTATCCCATCTGGTATATAGCATAAATCTGCTAAACCTTGCAACCTATGACCCGCTTACCAGACTTTATAACAGAAGGGCAATTGTTGAATATGCAGAAAAAGAAGTTGAGAGGGCAAAAAGATATAATCATGATTTTAGCATTATATTACTGGATATAGATGATTTTAAAGGAATAAATGATACTTATGGTCACACCATGGGAGATATTGTTTTAAAACAAGTAGCAGAAATTATTCAGGAAGAAACAAGAGATGTAGATAAGGTAGGGAGATATGGTGGAGAAGAGTTTATTATTGTATTACCTGAAACAGAAACAGAAAGTGCCTTGAGACTTGCAGAAAGAATTAGAAAGAAAATATCAGAGAAAGAATTCAAAATAGGTGATTATAAGATATCAATCACAATAAGTGCAGGTGTTGCAGGCCTTGGTATACACGGAGAAACATTTGAGGAAATCTTACAGGCTGCAGATCTTGCACTTTATCAAGCCAAGAAAAACGGTAAAAATCAGGTTGTTATGCTTGGTAAAGAAGAAATTTCACAGATACTTGAGGAAGAATTTGAAAGTAAAAATTTCCTTCTTGATGCAATCTCAGAAGACAGGGTTATACCTTACTTTCAACCTATTGTTGATTTAAATACATTTGAAATAGTTGGATATGAAGTTCTCGCAAGGATAAAAGAAGGTGATAGAGTAATTCCAGCTTACAAATTTATAACAACAGCAATTAAGTTTGGAATTGTTTTAAAAATAGATGAGATAATTCAAAGAAAAACTGTGGAATTTTTATTAAAAAGTGAGAAAGTTCCTCAAATGATATTTTTCAACTTATCAAGGCCGTATATTCAGGATATATACCATATTTCCCAGTTCGTTGAGCTTCTTGAAAAGAATAATATTCCTAAAGAGAACATTGTTCTGGAAATAACAGAAGAAGAAGCAATCAGTGAAATCACAATAGTTAAAGAGGCCATCAGAATTGCAAAATCAAAAGGAATCAGATTTGCCCTTGATGATTTTGGAGTGGGCTATTCAACCTTTTCTTATATAAAGCATTTTGATATTGATATAATTAAACTTGATGGTTCTCTTGTAAAAAATATTCACAAAGACAATGATAATCAGATTATTGTCGGTGGAATAGCCTATATATGTCGAGAAAAAGGAATAAAACTCCTTGCAGAAATGGTAGAAACAGAAGAAGAAGTGAAAATACTAAGGGAGCTTGGCGTATCCTATGCACAGGGATATATTTTTGGAAAGCCGCAGGATAATTTTATAGAAAATATAATGGAGGAATTATAATGGGAATTAAGTTTGGGACTGATGGATGGAGAGCAGTTATCGCAAAGGATTTCACATTTGATAATCTTCTTAAAGTAGCACAGGCACATGCAGACCATCTCAAAGAAAAAAATGGAAAAAAAGTAGTAGTAGGATACGACACCAGATTTATGTCAGAAAATTTTGCTGCAGCAGTTGCTGAAGTTTTTTCATCAAACGGTTTTGAGGTTATACTATCCTCCACTTTTTGCTCTACCCCTGCACTTTCACTGGCAGCAAGGGATTTTGATGCAGATGAAGGAGTAATGATAACAGCCTCCCATAATACATACGAATACAACGGATACAAAATTAAAGGAGGATACGGAGGTCCTGCAACTCCGGAAATAATCAGCAGTGTTGAAGAAAAATTAGGTAATACATCTCCTAAAACAGGCACTACAAAATGGGAGGAAATGGATTTTAACAGTTATTACATAAAAACATTAAAAAAATATCTTACCCCCGGTGTATTTAATCAAAAGCCTGAAAAGGTAATCCACGACCCTATGCACGGTGCAACAATAGGACTGCTAAATAGAATACTTGAGGATACCCTCATTGATGTTGTTGAGATAAACCATTTCAGGGATGCATTTTTTGGTTTTAAACATCCTGAGCCTGTGGAAAAAAACCTACCTCTTTTAAGGGGAAAAACCGTCGCTGAAGAAGCAGTAGCAGGTATTGCAAATGATGGAGATGGAGATAGGGTTGGTGTAGTAGATGAAGCAGGGGAATTTATAAGCACCCAGATAGTATTTGCCCTTTTACTTCTCCACACAATAAGAAACAAGAAGACAGAAGGAGCAATAGCAAAAACAGTATCAACAACATATCTGGTTGATAGGATAGCAAAAAAAGAAGGAAGAAAGTTATACAAAACCCCTGTAGGTTTCAAATACATTGCAGATTTATTCCTGAAGGAAAAAATAGCTTTTGGCGGTGAAGAATCAGGAGGCTACGGATTTGGTTTTCATATTCCTGAAAGGGATGGGTTATTATCCGGGTTGATGATTCTGGAAATGATTCATCTTCACGGAAAATCTCTTACACAGCTTGTTGAGGATTTATTCTCAGAATTTGGAACAGCATATTACAAAAGACTTGACCTCAAAGTAGAAGGAGATCAGGGAAGAGTTCTTATTGAAAAACTGAAAAAAGAGCCTCTAAAAGAAATAGCAGGATTTAAAGTAAAAGAAACTGACCTGACAGATGGAGTCAAATTTATATTTGAAAATGACGGCTGGGTATTATTCAGAGCTTCCGGAAC harbors:
- a CDS encoding phosphoglucomutase/phosphomannomutase family protein; protein product: MGIKFGTDGWRAVIAKDFTFDNLLKVAQAHADHLKEKNGKKVVVGYDTRFMSENFAAAVAEVFSSNGFEVILSSTFCSTPALSLAARDFDADEGVMITASHNTYEYNGYKIKGGYGGPATPEIISSVEEKLGNTSPKTGTTKWEEMDFNSYYIKTLKKYLTPGVFNQKPEKVIHDPMHGATIGLLNRILEDTLIDVVEINHFRDAFFGFKHPEPVEKNLPLLRGKTVAEEAVAGIANDGDGDRVGVVDEAGEFISTQIVFALLLLHTIRNKKTEGAIAKTVSTTYLVDRIAKKEGRKLYKTPVGFKYIADLFLKEKIAFGGEESGGYGFGFHIPERDGLLSGLMILEMIHLHGKSLTQLVEDLFSEFGTAYYKRLDLKVEGDQGRVLIEKLKKEPLKEIAGFKVKETDLTDGVKFIFENDGWVLFRASGTEPVLRIYVEMPEKSEVDMILEESKKLIGG